The sequence below is a genomic window from Sulfurihydrogenibium subterraneum DSM 15120.
AGCTTTTAGACCAGATAGATAAATTTTCTTCATTAATAAGTGTAGACAAAGATGATAAAGTGGCTATTTTTTCAGAAAACCGCCCCGAATGGATTTACACATTTTTTGCAGTCTGGCAAAAAGGTGCTATAAATGTTCCCATAGACTTTATGTCTAACGAAGAAGACCTCCTTTACATTCTAAAAGATTGTAAACCAAAGTTTATCTTTACTTCAAAAGAAAATAAAGAAAAAGTTTTAGCTGTAAAGGATAAGTTAGATTATCAAATACAGATATTTGTTTTTGAGGAGTTAGATTTTAATCTTAAAAAAGACTCTCAAGAAATAAAAAGAGATTTAGAGGATGTAGCAGTGATACTTTACACTTCTGGGACAACAGGTAGCCCAAAAGGTGTGATGCTTACTTATAAAAACATTCTTTCAAATGTAAGAGCTGTAGAAAAGGTAGGTATAGCATCTGAAAAAGATTCAACCCTTGCACTGCTTCCATTTCATCACTCTTATCCGTTAGTTGTGTCTATGATTATTCCTCTAAACTTACAAGCTACAATAGTATTTTTAGATAAACTTACTCCTGAAGACATTTTAGAGAAGCTGAAAACTTACAAAGTATCCATCTTAATAGCAGTTCCCAGAGTTTATAGCCTTTTTCACAGAAGAATTTTTCAAGAAATAAATAAAAACAGCTTTGCAAAAACGATTTTTAAAGTAGTAAAGGCGTTAAACTATCAACCTTTAAGTAGATTAATCTTTAAAAAAGTCCATCAAGTTTTTGGTGGAAATATAAAATACTTTGTAAGTGGTGGGTCAAAACTTGATTTAGACGTAGCAAAAGACATATGGGCTTTAGGATTTAGAGTAGTTGAAGGATACGGACTTACAGAAACATCTCCGATAGTCTCTTTCAATCCTCCAAACAGGATAAAGTTAGGCTCAGTCGGAAAACCAATAGAAGGTGTAAAAGTAAAAATATTAGATGGTGAGATACTTGTAAAAGGAGACAATGTCTTTAAAGGCTATTACAACAAACCATTAGAAACACAAAACAGCTTTAAAGACTGTTTCTTTATGACGGGGGATTTAGGCTACTTAGACGATGAAGGTTATCTTTACATCACAGGAAGAAAAAAAGAGATAATAGTCCTACCAAACGGTAAAAACATCAACCCAGAAGAGATAGAAAACCACATTTTAAAGATATCAGACATTGTAAAAGAAGTTGCGATAATTCAAAAAGATAACTCACTTTTTGCAATAATCTATCCAGATTTTGAATCTGTAAAGAAAAAAGGTATTGTAAACCTTGAAGAAGCGATAAAGTGGAGCGTTATAGACAAGTATAACCTAACCCAACCACCTTACAAAAGGATAGGCGGATTTAAAATAGTAAATCAGGAGCTCCCTAAAACAAGACTTGGTAAGATAAGAAGATTTATGTTAAAAGACTTTTTAGAAAAAGCAGAACAAAAACCAAAACCGATAAAAGAGCCAGACAGTCAGGTATATCAAATACTTAAAGATTATCTGAAATCTTATACCAATTTACCTGTTTACCCAGATTCCCATATAGAGATAGATTTAGCCTTAGATTCCCTTGGAAAAGTAGAGCTTCTTACATTTATAGAAACAACCTTTGGAGTCTCTATCACAGAAAAAGATTTAGCAGAAAACATAACAGTTGAAAGTCTATATAAGCTGATAGAAGATAGAAAGACGAAAGTAGAAACGCAAGCTGTAAATTGGAAGGAAATACTCAATCAAAAATCCACAGTTGAGATAAAAGAAGGGTACATCACATACTTAAAACCTATACTAAAAACATTTTTCAAAATCTATAACAAATTACAAGTAGAGGGATTAGAAAACATAAAAGAAAAACCTGTTATATTCGCACCAAACCATCAAAGCTATCTTGACGGCTTTTTACTAATTGCCTCTTTACCAAAAGATGTTTTGAAAGACACCTACTTTTTAGCAGAAGAAACCTACTTTCAAACAGAATTTAGAAAGTTTATAGCAAAAAACTTTAACATAATACCAGTTAACATAAATAAAAATCTAAAAGAATCTCTTATAAAATCGGCAGCTGTTTTAAAAAATGGTAAAAATTTAGTCATATTCCCAGAAGGTGCAAGGACGAGAGACGGTAGTTTACTTCCGTTTAAAAAAGGTTTTGCAATACTCTCTAAAGAGTTAAACATTCCTGTTATTCCAATAGTTATAAGTGGAGCTTTTGAAAGCTACCCGATAAATGCAAAGATTCCTAAACCCTATCCAATAAAAGTCAAATTTTTAGAAGCTGTTTATCCTGATAATCTATCTTATGAAGAGATAACAGAAATAGCAAGAGAGAAAATAAACCAATTTAAAATTTATTGAAATTGTTTGAACTTCACTTCCACACTTCCTTATGATTTAAAACTTCTCCTTTAGATATTTCTTTCCTTCTATTTTCTATTTCTTCTCTAAGCCTCCTATATTTTTTTGGTTGTATAATTCTTTTGCAAATTTTAATAATTTTTCCTTTTTGCTTTGTAAAACATTAACTGCTTGTTTATTTTATATTTACAATAGAGGTATATATTATAATCAAACTAAAAATGAGGTAAGAAAGATGAAAAAGTTAATCACAGCTGTATTGGTAGCAGCAAGTTTTATGGCAGGATCAAATTATACAGCAAATGCACACGAGCACTATCAAAACAAAGAGAGATATATTGAAAAATTACAAAAAGACCTTAACTTAACACAAGACCAAGTAGAAAAGATAAAACAACTCAAACAAGCTGAAAGAGAAGAGATGAAAGAGTTTATGAAACAACACAAAAACCCTATTTTAGAAGCTACAAAAAATGGCAACTTTGATAAAGAAGTGTTTAAAAACACCGTTGTAGAAAACGCTAAAAATATGGCAGAAATAAGAGCAAAATACTTAGAAAAAATGTTTTCAATATTAAATGAAGACCAGAAAAAGAAATTTTTAGAAATAATGAAAGAAAGGATAGAAAGAATGCATGAGAAGATGCATAAAGAATTTTAACAGTTTTATCCCGAGCCCTCCTCATGGCTTAACCTCCTCCCCTCCATTAACTGGGAAGACCGTCAAAGGTCTTCCCCTTTTTTATTTTTAAGAGGTAAAAGATGATAAAGGTAATAATGATAGAAGATGACAGAGAACTTGCAGAGCTACTGACACAGTACTTAGCTAAGTTTAATATATCTGTGAAAAACTTTGAAAATCCTATAAAAGCATTAGAAGAATTAGAAAAAAACAAAAATTATGACCTTATGATTTTAGACCTATCTCTTCCCCAGATGGACGGAATAGAGGTATGTAAAAAAGTAGCTAAAGAACAAGACATTCCAATAATAATATCCTCTGCAAGAAGTGATGATACTGACAAGATAGTTGCTTTGGAAGTGGGAGCTGACGATTATTTAGCAAAGCCTTACAACCCAAGGGAGTTAGTTGCAAGAATCCAAGCAGTTTTAAGAAGAAAAGAGAAAAAACCAAGGACAATTATTTGTGGAGAGTTTGAGTTAGACGAAGAAGGTTTTACAATAAAGAAAAACGGAGAGCCTTTAAATCTAACATCTGCAGAGTTTGAACTTTTATCAATGCTAATTAAAAATAGAGGAAGAGTCTTAACAAGAGATTACATATTAGATAATACAATTCATCTGAGTTATGATAGTATAGATAGAACAGTAGACGTTATAATAGGAAGAATAAGAAAAAAAATAGGCGATGACCCTAAAAATCCGAAATACATTATATCTGTCAGAGGGCTTGGATACAAGTTTGAATGTTAAACATTGAAAGAAACTCAATCTTATTTAGGATAAGTTTAGCCTTTTTATTAATCATAGTTTTATCATCTGTATTTTTTTACATTCTTTACAGAAATGCAAAAGAAACAGAACTGAGAGAACTTGTAAAAAATGCAGTTTTACTTGTATCTTCCGACAGAGCTGGAATATCTAAAAATATTGAATCCAACTATGAACTGATAGAAGACCCAGAATTTATATACACCGTTTACACAAAAGGATATATAGAGTTTGAAAGAGAGTTTTTAACTATAAAAATTTTCCTTATAAAATACGAAAATACTCATTATGTTTTAGTAAACCAATTTGGAATAAGCTACCTTGTTAAGAAAAAAGGAGAGTTTAGCCTACACAGGTTTGTAGTTATCGGCTGGATTATGTTTAATCTTATTATCTTAGGTATATACATAGGTATCGTAAAATCATTTTATCCTTTAAAAGTTTTAAGAGAAAAAATAAAAGCCTTAAAGTCTGGAAACCTTAACGTAAGTATAGATATTAAAAATAATGACGAGATAGGTTTTATAGCGAAAGAGTTTAACGAAGCAATAAATACCTTAAGAAAAAATGAAGAAATAAGAAAGTGGTTTTTGCGAAACATAGCCCACGAACTAAAAACTCCTATCACAAAAGGTAAAATAGCAATAGAACTTTTAGAAGATGAAAAGGGAAAACAGCATTTTGAGAAGATATTTAACAGACTTGAATTTTTAGTAAATCAGCTGATGACTATGGAAAAAATAGCTTCAAAAGATTTGAAACTAAAGTTTGAGTGTGTTGATGTTAAAAAGGTTATAGACAGTGCAATCTCTCTACTTTTATCCTATGAAAAGCCAAATGTCTACACAGTTTTTGAGGAAAACATTAAAATAAACGTAGATGTAAACATATTTTCTATCGCAATAAAAAATTTATTAGATAACGGGCTTAAATTTAGTGAAGATGGAAAAGTAGAGGTAATTGTGAAAGATAAAAAAATCTACTTTAAAAACAAAGGTAGTAAACCTCCTTTTGATAAAGAACTTTTGTTTGAACCTTTTATAAAAGAGACTTCTCTAAAAAACCAGA
It includes:
- a CDS encoding AMP-binding protein; protein product: MITIKPSEKTALIYAGKEISYNQLLDQIDKFSSLISVDKDDKVAIFSENRPEWIYTFFAVWQKGAINVPIDFMSNEEDLLYILKDCKPKFIFTSKENKEKVLAVKDKLDYQIQIFVFEELDFNLKKDSQEIKRDLEDVAVILYTSGTTGSPKGVMLTYKNILSNVRAVEKVGIASEKDSTLALLPFHHSYPLVVSMIIPLNLQATIVFLDKLTPEDILEKLKTYKVSILIAVPRVYSLFHRRIFQEINKNSFAKTIFKVVKALNYQPLSRLIFKKVHQVFGGNIKYFVSGGSKLDLDVAKDIWALGFRVVEGYGLTETSPIVSFNPPNRIKLGSVGKPIEGVKVKILDGEILVKGDNVFKGYYNKPLETQNSFKDCFFMTGDLGYLDDEGYLYITGRKKEIIVLPNGKNINPEEIENHILKISDIVKEVAIIQKDNSLFAIIYPDFESVKKKGIVNLEEAIKWSVIDKYNLTQPPYKRIGGFKIVNQELPKTRLGKIRRFMLKDFLEKAEQKPKPIKEPDSQVYQILKDYLKSYTNLPVYPDSHIEIDLALDSLGKVELLTFIETTFGVSITEKDLAENITVESLYKLIEDRKTKVETQAVNWKEILNQKSTVEIKEGYITYLKPILKTFFKIYNKLQVEGLENIKEKPVIFAPNHQSYLDGFLLIASLPKDVLKDTYFLAEETYFQTEFRKFIAKNFNIIPVNINKNLKESLIKSAAVLKNGKNLVIFPEGARTRDGSLLPFKKGFAILSKELNIPVIPIVISGAFESYPINAKIPKPYPIKVKFLEAVYPDNLSYEEITEIAREKINQFKIY
- a CDS encoding Spy/CpxP family protein refolding chaperone, which encodes MKKLITAVLVAASFMAGSNYTANAHEHYQNKERYIEKLQKDLNLTQDQVEKIKQLKQAEREEMKEFMKQHKNPILEATKNGNFDKEVFKNTVVENAKNMAEIRAKYLEKMFSILNEDQKKKFLEIMKERIERMHEKMHKEF
- a CDS encoding response regulator transcription factor, with amino-acid sequence MIKVIMIEDDRELAELLTQYLAKFNISVKNFENPIKALEELEKNKNYDLMILDLSLPQMDGIEVCKKVAKEQDIPIIISSARSDDTDKIVALEVGADDYLAKPYNPRELVARIQAVLRRKEKKPRTIICGEFELDEEGFTIKKNGEPLNLTSAEFELLSMLIKNRGRVLTRDYILDNTIHLSYDSIDRTVDVIIGRIRKKIGDDPKNPKYIISVRGLGYKFEC
- a CDS encoding ArsS family sensor histidine kinase: MLNIERNSILFRISLAFLLIIVLSSVFFYILYRNAKETELRELVKNAVLLVSSDRAGISKNIESNYELIEDPEFIYTVYTKGYIEFEREFLTIKIFLIKYENTHYVLVNQFGISYLVKKKGEFSLHRFVVIGWIMFNLIILGIYIGIVKSFYPLKVLREKIKALKSGNLNVSIDIKNNDEIGFIAKEFNEAINTLRKNEEIRKWFLRNIAHELKTPITKGKIAIELLEDEKGKQHFEKIFNRLEFLVNQLMTMEKIASKDLKLKFECVDVKKVIDSAISLLLSYEKPNVYTVFEENIKINVDVNIFSIAIKNLLDNGLKFSEDGKVEVIVKDKKIYFKNKGSKPPFDKELLFEPFIKETSLKNQTGLGLGLYITKFILDFHKVKIDYSYEDGENVFILDLSQVVC